From Lolium perenne isolate Kyuss_39 chromosome 5, Kyuss_2.0, whole genome shotgun sequence, a single genomic window includes:
- the LOC127302157 gene encoding uncharacterized protein: protein MAQPEHLSLAGRRVAFTTPQTTDDGGGYGGRLGTLLRQRGAHPFAVPTIAIRAHEPDRLRPYLLPGALDPFAALAFTSRSGIAAFSRALPSAHLPLSDAASALPFTVAALGRDADLLDGAFLARLCRDAGRRVAVLVPDVPTPAGLVESLGRGSGRRVLCPVPDVDGLREPPVVPDFLAGLEAAGWVAVRAPAYTTCWAGPGCAEALVAPDAAAPDAVVFTSSAEVEGLLKGLDAAGWSWARLTARWPGMVVAAHGPVTADGVRRLGIEVDVVSSRFSSFHGVLDALAATFCSQNQLQSAYLLLFHTNLSPRCIQNVLWIYIQPTQLCICYVYHRNRVIHHS from the exons ATGGCGCAGCCAGAGCACCTCTCGCTCGCGGGCCGGCGGGTGGCGTTCACGACGCCGCAGACCACCGACGACGGCGGCGGATACGGTGGCCGGCTTGGCACGCTCCTGCGGCAGCGAGGCGCGCACCCGTTCGCCGTGCCCACCATCGCCATCCGCGCGCACGAGCCCGACCGCCTCCGCCCCTACCTCCTGCCCGGCGCGCTCGACCCCTTCGCGGCGCTCGCCTTCACCTCCCGCTCCGGCATCGCCGCCTTCTCCCGCGCCCTCCCCTCCGCCCACCTCCCCCTCTCCGACGCCGCCTCCGCGCTCCCCTTCACCGTCGCCGCCCTCGGCCGCGACGCCGACCTCCTGGACGGCGCCTTCCTCGCCCGGCTCTGCCGCGACGCCGGAAGAAGGGTTGCCGTCCTCGTCCCGGACGTCCCCACCCCAGCCGGCCTCGTGGAGTCGCTGGGGCGCGGGTCCGGCCGCCGCGTGCTCTGCCCCGTCCCCGACGTCGACGGCCTCCGCGAGCCGCCCGTCGTGCCCGACTTCCTCGCCGGGCTCGAGGCGGCCGGTTGGGTGGCCGTGCGCGCGCCGGCCTACACCACGTGCTGGGCCGGGCCGGGCTGCGCCGAGGCGCTGGTGGCCCCCGACGCCGCCGCGCCCGACGCCGTCGTGTTCACCAGCTCCGCCGAGGTGGAGGGGCTGCTCAAGGGGCTGGACGCCGCGGGGTGGAGCTGGGCGCGGCTCACGGCGCGATGGCCTGGCATGGTCGTGGCTGCGCATGGGCCGGTCACCGCTGACGGCGTCAGGAGGCTCGGCATTGAGGTGGACGTTGTGAGCTCGAGGTTTAGCAGCTTCCATGGGGTTCTAGATGCTCTCGCTGCAACATTTTGTTCCCAAAATCAGCTGCAG TCAGCATACTTACTTCTGTTCCACACCAACCTGTCACCTAGATGCATTCAGAATGTACTGTGGATCTACATTCAACCAACCCAGCTTTGTATTTGTTACGTTTATCACAGAAATAGGGTGATACACCATTCTTGA
- the LOC127302159 gene encoding protein Iojap, chloroplastic, with protein sequence MRGAALQGPGLARAPPAAVPLHPRPRRAGFGGHHHHRGAPLRSDLLLLLQQPTAVPLRARSPPSSSASSNVNPDTGEGADELLDDLLQEHGEVVYSAGGAGSLASEADEDAECLSLAVSLAKVASEVKAADIRVLFVKPIVYWTEFFIILTAFSNAQIEAISSKMRDIGEQQFSRVASGDTKPNSWTLLDFGDVVVHIFLPPQREFYNLEEFYGNATTIELPFETQLQ encoded by the exons ATGAGAGGCGCCGCGCTACAGGGTCCCGGCCTCGCCCGagcgccgccggccgccgtcCCGCTGCACCCGCGGCCGCGGCGCGCCGGCTTTggcggccaccaccaccaccggggcGCACCGCTGAGGAGCGACCTGCTGCTGCTTCTGCAGCAGCCCACCGCCGTCCCCCTACGAGCTCGCTCCCCGCCCTCCTCTTCCGCCTCGTCTAACGTG AACCCCGACACGGGGGAAGGCGCCGACGAGCTGCTCGACGATCTGCTCCAGGAGCACGGCGAAGTCGTGTACAGCGCCGGCGGGGCCGGGTCTCTGGCAAGTGAGGCCGACGAGGACGCCGAGTGCCTGTCAT TGGCTGTTTCTCTGGCTAAAGTTGCGAGCGAGGTGAAGGCGGCCGATATCCGTGTACTGTTCGTGAAGCCGATTGTCTACTGGACTGAGTTCTTCATCATTCTCACCGCGTTCTCGAATGCACAGATCGAGGCCATCAG TTCCAAAATGAGGGACATCGGCGAGCAGCAGTTTAGCCGCGTTGCGTCTGGTGATACGAAACCGAATTCATGGACCTTACTGGACTTTG GTGACGTTGTCGTCCATATATTTCTTCCACCGCAGCGGGAATTCTACAACCTGGAAGAGTTCTATGGCAATGCCACTACCATCGAACTCCCTTTTGAGACCCAGTTGCAGTAA